ATCTCTGGTTCAGGTTCCATGCCAAACTCCGGGGACTCAATATCAGCAAGGTTCTTCAAGTCAACGACGGATAGCTCGTCTAGTTGCTTCACCACAAGGTCTGCAGCGCTAAGCTCGTAGATCTTGTGCTTGCTTGCGACCGCGACACACTTCATACGTGCGTCATGCGCAGCTTCCACCGCCGAATTGGAGTTCCCAAACACGATGCACCTCTCCGGGATGAAACTGAGAAGCTGAGCAGCGTACAGGAACATTTCTGGGTCAGGCTTGCCCCGGTACACGTCTTCTGCTGTCACAACCGCATCGAAGAAGCTGCGCACGCCTACAGCTTCAATGGCTTCCTCAATAACCTTCCGTGGGCGTGTGGTCACCACAGCGATAGGGATCTTGTAATTGGCGAGCGTGCTCATGAACTCCCTGGAACCGTTCCTCATCTGGTGGTAGGAGCCACCTCGAAGGCTGCTGTGGATCTCGTCCTTCCTCAGGGCCAATCTCCTAAGCTCGGAGGGATCCCGAGACCAGCAGAGAACCTCAGAAATCGCCTGCTCGTTCTTCATCCCTTCGACTCTCCGCAACAGAAAAGCGGGAGGCGGCGACTTGCCCTCCTCCTGTGCCAGGGTCAACCACGCCTGCCTTTCCAATTCGGCATCATCCTCAACGATGACCCCCTCCCACTCGAAGATGACGCCGAGCCACCCGCAGCCCATGCGCTCGAGGCGGAGCAGCGGGTTATGCAGCTTGGGGTCATCTGCCCTGTTCCGCGGAGGCCATGACGGCGTGGGGCTGGTGACCCCAACGTCCCCCATGTCTCCACCATCCCCGGGGATCCCCCGGTACTCCCTGCGAGGGCTGGCCCTGACCTCCTTCGTGACCCCCATAGCCAGCGCCCTGACCGGCCAATCGGCGAGGCGCGACGACGGCTGCCTGGTGACCCGGgccacgaggcggcggccggcgaagGCGGTGGGCAGGGGTCGGCAGGCGACGACATGGAACGTCCGGCGGAGGTGGTGGTGGGAAGCGCCGGCGCCCCTGGACCTGTGGTCGAACAGGTGGGGGGCTATTATGGAGGTGCTCGCGCTGACCGTGTCGACAACCATGATGGCCGCTGGATCCGGCGCCCTCCCACCAAGCTACGAAGAATCGAGAGACCGGAGCCCAAGCGGCCAAACAAAGAATTGTTGGACCAAATTTGCTGGAACCGTCTACTCCTCTGCCGGAATCGCGCTGCAAGAAAAGAGGGAGAAACGAATAGCTGAGACTCCAATCCAACAcatgaaagaagatgaggaaggcaaCCAACAAGCAAGAGGAAGGGCACGGCTACCAAACTAACGCCAGGAACCCAATCAATCAATCAATCCGTAGTTGAAGCTCAAGCCGAGATCAATGATTGGGTGGGGGAAAGAGAGGAAAGGGGAAGCGGACGAGGCAAGGAGATAAGGAGGGAGGAGGCGGTACCGGCGGCGGATAGGGCGATCGGACGGCCGCGGAGGCGTCGCTGGGTCGCGGAGGAACGGGAGGTTGCTTCGGGAAACTGCCTACCTTATTTTTTTCCGCTTAGCCTCGCGTTTCCTTTCCTTTTGTGTTTTTATTTTCTCCTCGTGGCGTGCGTTGTTCGGGAGATTCACATTGCCGCCGCGGTTGTCCGTGGAGGAGGATGGAGGAAGGACAGACGAAGAATCTCGGCTGGATGCCTGACGCGTGCTGCCACGAGGAGCGTCTGATGGATGTGTTCGATCGAAACGTGGGGAGAAGGTTGAAATGCAAAGGCTCTAACTCAGTTCTAAATTCCGATTGCTTCCTACCAAGCTGCAATGCTGTAAACCCTAAATATGGCATTAAGAGAGTTAGTTTGTTCTTTTATTATTTAAGG
This portion of the Zea mays cultivar B73 chromosome 2, Zm-B73-REFERENCE-NAM-5.0, whole genome shotgun sequence genome encodes:
- the LOC100285779 gene encoding 5-amino-6-(5-phospho-D-ribitylamino)uracil phosphatase, chloroplastic — its product is MVVDTVSASTSIIAPHLFDHRSRGAGASHHHLRRTFHVVACRPLPTAFAGRRLVARVTRQPSSRLADWPVRALAMGVTKEVRASPRREYRGIPGDGGDMGDVGVTSPTPSWPPRNRADDPKLHNPLLRLERMGCGWLGVIFEWEGVIVEDDAELERQAWLTLAQEEGKSPPPAFLLRRVEGMKNEQAISEVLCWSRDPSELRRLALRKDEIHSSLRGGSYHQMRNGSREFMSTLANYKIPIAVVTTRPRKVIEEAIEAVGVRSFFDAVVTAEDVYRGKPDPEMFLYAAQLLSFIPERCIVFGNSNSAVEAAHDARMKCVAVASKHKIYELSAADLVVKQLDELSVVDLKNLADIESPEFGMEPEPEMEEEEVPPPSTSVGIDDLFW